The genomic DNA TGTCTGGTTCTTGGCTGCAAAAGCCCTCGACTAAAACCCCGTTTAGTTAGCAAAATTTTTTGGCACCTTTTCCAACACTAATTatgagtattaaacatagattaattataaaactaattacatggatggacgggaaatcgtgaggcgaatctattaagcctaattaattcatcattagatgTTGTTTATTGTAGCATGACATTATCTAATCATtacataattaggttcattgaattcgtctcgtgatttcacCCGGGAGTTATGGAACGGGTTTGTcaattatccacatttaatactcttaattagtggtcaaacattcGAAGTTAATATAGTgtgtgaaaaattttgggaaccaAACGGAGTAAAATAGTGGTGGGTTATAGTACCTACTATTTCCTCCATTTTTACTTACATATCACATTAGGTTTATTCTAAATTAAAGTTGACCAACATTAACTGaatttatagagaaaaataataatatttacaaaaccAAATTTGTTTTATTGAATTCACTCTGAATTATATattgataatgcatatgttGGATAGTATAGCTACCATAATATTTTTCTACAGATTTAATTAAAGTTGACTAACTTTGACTTATAACAAACCTAATACAACATGTGAATGAAAAATGGAGGAATCATGTGCCGAAACTTTACTAGATAAAGAAACGGGGATCATGTTGCAACAATATTTAATCCAGGAATCATGCGCCGAATCTTTACTAGATGAAGAAAAAGGGAACGGATCGTTCCTGAACCACTTGTTTACTCTTACAACGACTACATTGACTCTCTGATTCATACACAATAATCGATCCCTCAAAGATGTACACACAACAAAGAAGATGATGCCTACGGAAGGGGATAATCCGCTGAGCCTGAGGGTGACTGTGACTATTACAACAGAATTCACGAGTACATGTCTGATAGCCCACAAGACTACATTGGCAGATGTCACCAAGCTGATCTCCCCCGGCTACCAAAATTTTCTAACACCAACTCCTAAAGTTGGATAGCTCAATCAATGATGTGAGATCGGGAATGCCACTACATCAGATAATGTGCGTTCCGGTAATATCGGTTGATGTACTTCGCCTGCAGAAGACAATAGATGTAAAGTCAAATTCAGTACAGGTTCAGATGCTTTAACCAAGGAACCGAACAACAACACTTCATACCTTAACATTGGTAACATCTGGTGTGTCAGGGGTTTTCACAGGATAAAATTTGTGAAATTTGATGTTTTCAAAAGCCTCTCTAGTCTTGGGATCCATGTCATCAATAGCTTTCTTTCTGGCTTCTTTGGCCTGCATAAGTTTTGTGGAACATTGAATACTAGAAAACAATCTGTTGGGAAAATAATTAAATGTTCCAATTGATTGTGGACCTGTTTAAGTTCTCTCTTCCTTTCTCTAACCTTCTCCTTTAGGAATTCCTGTTAAGGAAATGTGGCAGCAAAATTATGAAGGGAAGTTAATATTGTAAAACAATGCTAAGTTTAGCATATGATGGATCAAGAACAAATATTAATGTATACCTTAAATTTTTCTTTCTCATCCTCCGGCAGCACTTCATCCTTGACTTTCTCATCAGCGAAATCCTGCATTGCAACACAAAGATTCAACACAGGTGCCCTTTCACAGGTAGACACTGTACTTGCATCAAAACAGAACAAAACAAATTCCATACAAACCTCATAGTCATCCATCTCCCAATCAAAATCGCAAACAATCTGCAACAGGCAGCACAAAGTAAAAATCAATGTATGACAGCAATTTACAGCTATTTGAAATCAGTAACTAAAGTTTAAAATATAATAACTGCAAAGTGGAAAGCAGGGTGAGCAGATTTAATCGTCGCTTCGCATCAATAGAAGGAAACTTCTAGCAACCcactccatttgggttttgCACCACTGAATTGTAACGGTAAACTTTGGACAAACATCCAATGGTCCAACTTCTTGGGAAACTGGTGACAACATTCAAGAAGGCACAACAGCACAAGCAATGCACGCGATCGGCAATAATGGCAATGCGAGGGGTCCCCAGCAGCATGTGAGATTGGCAAATTGCTAAATAGCAATGTCAGCATATCACTAGCAGACAAACCAAGGCTGTTCATGTGACGGGCACAAGCGGCCTAACGATCACAGTAATAAGAATCAACTTCTGTCAAAAGCTTATGTGCTAAAATTAGCATAGTAACTAACTAGTTGACTCAGTCAATAGAAAAGCATCCGAAATAATGTAAGCCTAGTCAGGAAACTCAATCCCTGAGGGAAAGACCTCGCCCGAGGCATTGCCTTAACAAAATAACAGATTTTTGTTTAATCTGCAGGGTTGAGAAAAGGCCCTGAATGCCGAAGACAGTATAACTCCGCAAGGGCCTTTTTTATGCAAGACCCAGGGTTCGACCCCTGGTCGGCAGCCACACAAGTGGAGGACCTACCACCACGCTATTCGCACGTTCTCATATAAGTCTAGTCAGGTTCACAATAAAAGAAATCCATATTTGGCTAGATGCAGACACTACTCTTCCTAGATTTATTCCTCTAGTAATTATGACCCCTCTACAAAACATAACAAGCAAGATAAGATATGTGCATTGATTTATTTAGGTAACTGATAGAAAATGCAATGAAGGAAGCTTACCGGGGGTTCAAGAGGATATATGATATTGACAACCgtgtcatcttcatcttcaggaGGATTCAGTGGCATATAATCTGCAAGATATTAAACGAGGTTTGTATGCTAATTAGGTCACCCTCAACAAAACAAAATAATCAAAACAACTAATTCTACATATATTTAAATCAAACTATCAATCAGCTCAAATAGCTAGAATATGTGCAGGTTGAGATCATGGGTTGTGCCGAATAGGGGTTCAGTGTAAGTGTTGGGTTATTTCGAGTTCTTAATAATCTTTTCATGCAAGCATCATGTGTAACCCTCGCACATAGTATCTACTTGCTGCCTAGGTGGCTGCCTCGCTAGACGGTAATTAGGTATTAGGCTCCACCTCGTTGCCCACCGAGTGCTTTTCGAAAACTAAATGCTCGGAATCTAAGCTTATCTTCAAGATTGAAACAGCCCTGAGGAGCAATCGAATACATACCAAAATGCACAAACGAAAACACGAAATCCATTCCCCAAAAGAAAGTGAGCAAATTAAAAGAAGAGAGATTTGCTTGAGACGGGATATGTTCATCAATTACTAGGAAGCAATCAGGATATAACTCAAAGTGGTAttgctaatttttttattattttgtaaGAAAAATACCAGTGAAACAGCAAAATTCTAGGTAAAAAGCTGTCACATGTGTTTGCTGGCATGTTACTTCAACTACACACTTCAATGAATTAAAAATTTGATTAGCGAAAAGGGCCATCATTCCAAGATGTAGAGTTATCACAAACATTCAACTAATATGTATCTGGAGCCCCACAGAACATTTTGCACAGTTTTGGATAGTGCGGTTTACAAGATCCTGGCATGACACATGCCAAAGGATAGCTACAGCATTGGAGCCCCTCTATGGGTAAAAGGTATTCAAAGGATCCTAAAGCAGAAAAGGCAACATATATTCCTGGAGGAGCACAATACGGGCCTACAAAAAAATAAACTCAATTCAGCTTACATGGCATGCAATAGTCAAATTTTTTGACCCTCTCAGTTTTGAGATGCTTCAGCGCAGACCTGTAAAATATATAAACCTGAGACTTTGTAACTTGTAACTAATGGTAAGAAGAGCAGAGCTTAAAATTGGAAAAATAGCACCTCACTGAATGCGAATGAAAATGCCCGAAACAAATAAGGCCAGAAATAAACAATAATTACCCTAAAGCATGAGATTTTGGAAGCATAAAACTAACCTCCGCTGGGTGCAACCAAGGGtgaatatttttgttttcaaattgTCAATCCGGCTAAGCCTGTAGACAAAGCAATAAAAATGTGTGCCAAATAAGTTCTATTGAAGTGGGTAAAGGCAAGGATATAAGCAGCAATAACAAAGGGCAACAAACATTGTTCAACATAAATAATGAAGCAGTACCGGTCCTCAAGAGGGACATAAGGGACCCATGCCATCTTCATGTCTTTCATCGGTACTATTTCTTCGTTTTCCCTTTGAACAGAATTTATGCCAATTTTATCTGATGGGGGGAACGGACAGTCTACCTGCAAAATAAAACATCTCGAGTGCAAATGAGACAAATCATCCATTgaataaatagaaaaataaccCAAACGAGTTGTTCAATCACCACCACAAACTAGCAAATATTATAGGCAATATTTGTCAAATCACATCCACGTCAAACTTGAGGGGAAAAAATCATAACagaacaactacagaaggaaATAAGTGTGCCTACTCTTTGTATTCAAAGTAACCCCTCAGTAACATCAACCAATAAAATAAACAAGGTTTCTTAATCTTTTTACTCCATtacttttattttcaaaaatcttgtcgcaaaattttaaaactatgaaACTGATATATATCAAAGATGGTGAGGATTTGGTAATACGGAAGGTATAAATAAAATCATTGAATCGTTTAGCTGGCATTTACACGGCCTAAATAAATGTTCAGCTCAAGGTCTGCACAACTGTAAGACCTTCTCCACACTCCCTTTTTTGTTTAATAACATATTTTGCTTTCAAGCTCAAGATAGTAGAATAAATATAACTGTGCTATAAAATATAAATGTTGGGCGATGAGGGTGACTGAGAACTTACAGCAACTACAATAGGAATAAGTACGATCTTTGATTCACCATTAACATCCAGTAGTTGCGCTGCATGCCAACAGGAGTCCGTTAGACTTGTATGGAATAATATTCAATAGGCTCTCGTAAAACTAGTATTGAAATGAATCAGATGGAAGATACTAAAATCCATTTTGCACATCCAGCATACATAAAGGGTCTGATTGGTTTGCTTCTCAGCGTAGCCTGGTTCGTATTTGTGAGCCAGGCTCCCGGTGTCCAGGCTCTACAGATGCAAGGTGGTTTGATTGGTTGCTTTTATTTGTTCACTTAGGCCACCGAAAGAAGTTGTTTGGTTGCCCGTTTGAAAACATGTTGCATGAGATAAAATGGGAAAAACAAATATCATTATGATGTTTATTTTGTATAAATATATTCAAACAGATCTTAGTTTATCTCATTAAACCTTAAtcattttttaaaaacattAATACTAAATAATATATGCTATTTAACTGGTTAATACTATCATTAGCGGAAGACCATCCGCATCCAGCAAGCCTGGCCCGTGGGAAACGGACTCCACCGGCGTTTCCCGGGAGCCAGGCCCGATGATGCCTTTTGCATGCACAGAGCCAGTCTCATGAGGTGGCGTAGGGAACCAAACTGAGGATGCTGCATCCCAGCAGCCTGGCCCAGCCTTGGCACAGGAAACTAATCAGCCCCAAAGTGAAACTGATGAATGGGTATAATTGTCGAGTCTAACTAAACCAGACTAACAGATCATagatttgcaaataaacttcagaCTAAATCAGTCAGATTACACTAGTTTTCTGACTACTGAAGTATTACCGAGATTAACAAACATATATCCAGGATCAACAGTACAAAATTAACTTTAGAAACTAGCTGACAAGCAGGCATACTTAGTTACTTACGCTCGGTGCTTCCAAATAAGTAAACTATCTTCCCGTATAAGTCTCCCCCTTCTTCTAGTGCTTTCtgctcaacaacaacaacaacaaccagatATCACTGTGGAGAAGGTAACCATTCAAAGAAGCAAACAAAGTCTAACAACATTAATTCCTACCACCATACCTCTAAATTTTCGAAGTTCCAGTTGAACTCCTTTATCTTATCGATGTTTTCCCACTGCAGATGACAAAGCCAAGTAATATAAATTGTTAAAAGCAAGGCAAAGTGCGTAGTTTAAGCTATATGCTATGTCCAAGTGCGCACCACTAACATACACACTACAAAATAAAAGAAGGTAGGGATGGGAACAAACCTCAGTCCCGATAGGAAAGGCGGATAACCACAGATCCTCCTGAACAAGCGACAAATCATTAGTCAAAACGTGCAAAAATAGAGCATTCCGCGAGCTAATCAGATCGGAACCAATCGACGCTCAGTACTCGGGCATACTAAAACCTAACGATCCGAAGCACGCATCCAGGCAGGTCATCGTGAAGCCTACTCACCATATTTCTCTTCTCCGGGAAGTACTCCGTCTCGGCCTTGGGCTTGGGCGCCGCCTTGGCGCGATTCCCTCGCCCCCGAACGGCCGgatccttcgccgccgccgcctccggcttgGTGGAATCGCCAGCATCAGCCTTCGGCTTGCTCGAGTCAGTGgccgccgcctgggccgcgGTGCGCTTCTTACCCCTCGGCCGCACCATCGCTTTCGGCTGCTAGGTCTTGCGCTCGGATGGGACTGGGATTTGTGCGTGCCTGTGCGTTCGGGAGGAGGGGGGTGGGGTGGGTGTCGATTTGGGGGAAGCGGCGCGTGAAATCGACGCGACGCAAATTTGAAGcaggggggaggaagggaagggcAAAGggaggcagaggcggcggcgagggggggcGCGTGGCCTGGCTGTGTGTGTTTGGTGGGCCGCGAGGGCCGCCGCGGAACTGAACAACGAGTCGGCTTTGGACCGTTCGATTAGCTTGGATTGTCGTCCGGTGGGTGCGAGATGTCGCGAGAGACACGCGATTACGCGATACTATTATTTCAGCGCATTCAAAACTAGTTCAAATGACAGGTGGACCACCTGTAGCTAATCGCGATTCACTCGCAGGTTCGGATCTTGTTTTAAAGTAGTGTCAGGCCGGCCCACTTTGTGGTTGTATGGGCCTTATTGGACCATTCATTGAAATACTTACATTGCAGCCCATTTTCAACCTCACTTGTTTTTCAGATCTCAACATTTCTTTCTTAGTTTATCTCCTTCGAATCTCCGAAAAAGAGTTTATTTCCTTCGTCATCCTGTATGCGAGTCGGATCAGCTCTTCATCCATGACTCAATCACGTAGATTCTTATAAATTAACGAATAGACAACTACATGTATCGATATTTATATTAACTTTATTTGTCCGTAGTAACATACGTGCATAAGTGCATAGTACCATAAAATTACATTATGAGATCATAAGGAACCAAATATGTTGATCTACATTGCTGAACCAAATGAAGCCCTCTAGCCTCTGGCTGTTTGGCCAATCCTATCGTGCCGCGTAAGTGCAAGTCGTGGAGAGTCTCGTTTATTATAGTCACCACAACAGCTCTTTTTTTACAAGGGATGGCTAGAgttttttttggaagaaaacGATGTCTAAACATTTCactagaaaaatttgaagaaaaagaaagtaataacacaaaaaaggaaaaaatttgGATCTGCACCATTAAAAGATTCCAAAGTTGAATATATCATCGTGACTCACATGTCATTGACTTATATAAGCTCAACATGTCAGTGAGATAATGATGATATATATCTAATTTTAGAATCTTTTAGTGGTACAATccaattttttcaaaaaaaaaacatgtcaaTCATTTATGGTCCATTGCCAAAGAAGGGAATCAGTgaaaacatatatttttttattttttattattcaaacaaacaaaaagaaatgagtttgattttcttttgcataatatttttttaaaaggaaATGGTTAACTGATAGCAAGGGCAGCAGGGGTAAACCTCGAAAGCCCTGTTCCAACTTCCAAGAGAGAGTCCCCGAATTCGGCGCGTCCACCGGACTGCAagctgccgccgctcctccgatgGTGACTAGGTGGAGCCAGAAGAGCCCCGGCCTCAAGATCCTGTGGATCTGGACCCTGGGCACCGCCGCAAGTATTCATTTCTCTCATaccatatctttcttcttcttttgccgCCTATCTAATCGTCCAAAGATGCCAGCGCCCGCTGATTGCTGATTTGCACGCAGTTGTGGTCGGCGGCGTCGTCCGGATGCGGGTCAACGATGTGCAGAAGCTCCtccgggaggaagaagaagcggcggcggcggccgccgccgcagccacgtcGGCCTCCCGCGAGCGCGTCCTGAAGGACGACGAGTAGAATAGGTACTGCTGCCCACTCCCCCCACGATCTGACTGAAACGTGTCATGCACCTTCCTCACACTGTTAATTTAGTGATCCCACCACCGTGAGGTTGAATGGAGGAATGCTCAACTCAGTGATAGAATTAATCCCCAGTTCGGGACTGAAGATACTGATATTTCATTCGTTCTATCTGCTGATTTCATGTTAGGAAAGTGTTTAATTAGTTAAGGATATTTGTGCATCTGGTCCGCTATATGGGGGTAAAAGATCTCCGCTCTAGCCTGGCATaatctgtttctttttttttttccggaAGGCATAATCTGTGATCGGTGATTCTAGTTAGTTTTGTCAGGCATTGGATAATTGTGTTTCTACAGTCCCACCAGCATCTAAACAGAATGAGTTTCTTGTCTTGTTTAAAGTGGCATGTTGCATCTATTGTGGTACACTATCCAATTTCTCAATATTTACATATTTTTAAAGCACGCAAAATTTGCACCAGAAATTTTGGTTTGGTCCAACACAATCACCAAAAATCCCATCGCAGAAAAGAAAATATACTGCAACCTGTATGGAGGCTTCGACCGTGTTAACGCACGGGTACATTTGCTAGTAGGTACAAACTACAAAGTATAAGACTGCTGTCTCAAGTCAATAGTCCGCAACCATCAGACTGTCCTCCTCTTCAGATACTCAAATAGAAACAAACATGACTGCAACCATAAAAGCCTTTTGTGCATGTTTTCAACACACACCATAGCTGCCATAGTGAAATCTTAGGTtttttaagtcttcttctttAGACTTCCATTTTTTCACTTTATGATAACTAataatccttttttttctcaaacatgATAACTAATAATCCTGTTAGATCCATCTGGTAGTAGCGGGCTAGTATCTGTTTTTTAATCAATGTTTATAAGAGTTGTTGTTTGAGGTACTAGTGGGAGCTTAGCAGTTACTGAATTGGTGTTGCTTGTTGTTAGATCAACCAAGAGAGCAAACTGCT from Panicum virgatum strain AP13 chromosome 7N, P.virgatum_v5, whole genome shotgun sequence includes the following:
- the LOC120682474 gene encoding protein HEAT INTOLERANT 4-like, with the translated sequence MVRPRGKKRTAAQAAATDSSKPKADAGDSTKPEAAAAKDPAVRGRGNRAKAAPKPKAETEYFPEKRNMEDLWLSAFPIGTEWENIDKIKEFNWNFENLEKALEEGGDLYGKIVYLFGSTEPQLLDVNGESKIVLIPIVVAVDCPFPPSDKIGINSVQRENEEIVPMKDMKMAWVPYVPLEDRLSRIDNLKTKIFTLGCTQRRSALKHLKTERVKKFDYCMPYYMPLNPPEDEDDTVVNIIYPLEPPIVCDFDWEMDDYEDFADEKVKDEVLPEDEKEKFKEFLKEKVRERKRELKQAKEARKKAIDDMDPKTREAFENIKFHKFYPVKTPDTPDVTNVKAKYINRYYRNAHYLM